From Vigna unguiculata cultivar IT97K-499-35 chromosome 5, ASM411807v1, whole genome shotgun sequence, the proteins below share one genomic window:
- the LOC114184503 gene encoding uncharacterized protein LOC114184503 → MTGVEARGLAGMKCCVLYDSGVTHSFVSNACVKKLGLPVCELQCELVVSTPASGLVRTSSLCARCPVVVEGRMYKVNMICLPLQELEVILGMDWLSANRILIDWQEKKLLFPNSEEPELLSSHGVMKELQDGAQCFMICTHLEVEGEEEKFVIPVVNEFEDVLL, encoded by the coding sequence ATGACGGGAGTAGAGGCTAGAGGCTTAGCTGGGATGAAATGTTGTGTTTTGTATGACTCTGGAGTGACACACTCATTTGTGTCAAATGCATGCGTGAAAAAGTTGGGTCTACCGGTGTGTGAGCTACAGTGTGAACTTGTGGTGTCTACTCCAGCGTCAggtttggtcaggacatcgtccttgtgtgctaggtgtccGGTGGTGGTAGAGGGACGCATGTATAAAGTGAATATGATCTGCTTACCTCTACAAGAGCtggaggtgatcttagggatggattggttGTCTGCCAATCGTATCCTTATAGACTGGCAAgagaaaaagttattatttcCCAATTCAGAGGAACCTGAGTTGTTGTCATCACATGGGGTTATGAAGGAGCTACAAGATGGTGCACAGTGTTTCATGATCTGCACACATCTAGAGGTAGAGGGAGAAGAAGAGAAGTTTGTCATACCGGTGGTAAATGAATTTGAAGATGTATTGCTATAG